The proteins below are encoded in one region of Helicoverpa zea isolate HzStark_Cry1AcR chromosome 21, ilHelZeax1.1, whole genome shotgun sequence:
- the LOC124641036 gene encoding uncharacterized protein LOC124641036, with protein MLSVNEHSMCKTVIEVMRPSKDASIIFIPLTSIQHFLKLQPLSNCLLADICNHTWIPECGQDETTKHLRLFIDECDLSEYNCDYDMNYTVVNYSECFGPAAHTCPTLGKLFTKIQGYHIYHANRRMMHMHMGSTPALVPITVITPRRTKMRTQPGKRRYTPEKTKRFKTTTTELPPCMRGLTGHQHVITLPKPKGKEPRRFMPQITTQRITTRIVKALTSQVSHTTTVGAVELNRVTVWKNGRKMVKVVKGFQKPKKT; from the exons ATGTTGTCAGTGAATGAACATTCAATGTGCAAGACCGTCATAGAGGTCATGAGACCTTCAAAAGATGCAT CGATCATATTTATTCCTCTGACATCAATACAACATTTTCTTAAG TTGCAGCCACTAAGTAACTGTCTTCTAGCTGATATTTGTAACCACACTTGGATCCCGGAGTGCGGACAAGATGAAACCACGAAGCATTTAAGACTGTTCATAGATGAATGCGATCTTTCCGAGTATAACTGTGACTATGATATGA ATTATACAGTAGTCAACTACTCCGAATGCTTTGGACCTGCTGCCCATACCTGTCCAACCCTGGGAAAGCTGTTCACAAAGATCCAAGGCTACCATATTTACCATGCTAACAGAAGAATGATGCATATGCACATGGGTAGTACTCCTGCCCTGGTTCCTATTACCGTGATAACCCCAAGGAGGACCAAAATGAGGACGCAGCCTGGGAAAAGACG GTATACACCGGAGAAGACGAAGAGGTTTAAAACTACGACTACAGAGTTGCCGCCTTGTATGAGAGGGCTGACGGGACACCAGCATGTCATAACATTACCTAAGCCTAAGGGGAAGGAGCCTAGGCGATTTATGCCACAAATTACGACTCAACGAATAACTACCAGGATTGTCAAAGCATTGACTTCACAG gtctCTCACACGACTACTGTTGGGGCAGTGGAGTTAAATAGAGTGACTGTGTGGAAAAATGGCAGGAAGATGGTGAAGGTAGTCAAGGGTTTCCAAAAACCAAAGAAGACATAA
- the LOC124641000 gene encoding uncharacterized protein LOC124641000 yields MKYLIIVACIFGMAYARPGLFFAQPLQPIGVEYVSGPAAVHPHPAVELNAASEAQLPRGLLKSRDFYDNPHIAAGLAKESWFTNKEMQVVEREAEKIPRESIYHIVKNAGFLDRH; encoded by the coding sequence ATGAAATACCTCATTATAGTCGCTTGTATCTTCGGGATGGCGTATGCTAGACCCGGTCTATTCTTCGCCCAGCCTCTTCAGCCTATTGGAGTGGAGTACGTGTCAGGTCCGGCTGCTGTCCACCCCCATCCTGCTGTGGAACTGAATGCTGCCAGCGAAGCCCAGCTTCCCCGAGGACTGTTGAAGTCCAGGGACTTTTATGACAACCCTCACATCGCTGCAGGTTTGGCCAAGGAGTCTTGGTTCACTAATAAGGAGATGCAGGTTGTTGAGAGAGAAGCTGAGAAGATCCCTCGTGAGAGTATCTATCATATTGTGAAGAACGCCGGCTTTTTGGATAGACATTAA
- the LOC124640934 gene encoding uncharacterized protein LOC124640934: MLFEILVACILISPVVQHYIGNLDDCTLSKTCNHTFVSLCGHNDADKTYRMFLDKCDMNEYNCVNNKSYVEAATDLCDKKCTHNDSAYESTTTPMMPTTEAATTVISRK; this comes from the exons atgttgtttgaAATTCTAGTAG cCTGTATTTTAATATCACCGGTGGTGCAGCATTACATTGG GAATCTTGATGACTGTACTTTATCGAAGACTTGCAACCACACCTTTGTTTCTCTCTGTGGTCACAACGATGCCGATAAAACTTACCGAATGTTTTTGGATAAATGTGACATGAATGAATACAATTGCgttaataataaat CATATGTCGAAGCAGCTACCGATTTGTGTGATAAAAAGTGTACACATAATGATAGTGCTTATGAATCTACAACTACTCCTATGATGCCCACTACTGAAGCTGCAACTACTGTG ATCAGTCGGAAATAG